The Entelurus aequoreus isolate RoL-2023_Sb linkage group LG11, RoL_Eaeq_v1.1, whole genome shotgun sequence genome includes the window CATCTTGTTTTTAGACAATACTGCAATAATACCGGGCCTTAATACCCTGACAATATCGTAGCGTGAGATTTTGATAACGTAAaatttttaacattaatttgtCATTTTTATGAATTTGATTTAAAATCGCGCATGCACTAATGTGTAGTTGATTGGGTAGTGTCATGCTGCAGAAGCAACAAGTCAGTATGGAAGACACTAAACAGCACGTTGATCCTCAGAGTACTCAAAAGATTTCTTCAGGGTTGGCAGGTCTGGCAATGTCTTCCAGCCTAGTGCACACCGAAATAGACATaccgataaaacaatatcaatatataaggttggttgcatgaacaaaggcatttGCGCTCTGATACAATCTAGCAAAACTGGAAGTGATCACTAAGCAATGGAGAGACAAGGTAACCGCTAATCACGTAGCACAGAATcattttggttgcgccatcttgctgtCTCGTTGATTATTTGCTAGGATTGAGAAaagaaactaaaaatgagtgctaCAGACAGTGAAGAAATTATGGAtagaacaggaaaagtcacctcaacAGTATAGCACCTTTGTGCATTATCGGACTGTAGTCTTGTCAGACCTTGTCCGCTCCCTATTTAGAAACAACATTTAGGAActtcataaataaaataaattacaaaatataacaaatgtgctactttaaaataattgtaagttgatccaataatatttaaataataaatactgcATAACATAAATTCCTTAATATACTTAAATGATAaaaacagaccaaattaaatgttacacagccgtaacttcctggaACTTAACCTGCAAGTAATAGTTATTTTCaggtttctatgtttacattttcagactttgcactattttgttacactttacacATTCCTTACATATTATAGTTCTATATTAGCTTacatgttccttttttttttgcactttcatTTCTAAGAggatattgttaagtgttcaatgtgatagAATTGTGTTTACCGTGATTGATTATttcccatggttgtgttgacatttaatTTCCaagtttctgccttgatagctgaggggattatagtcagagaggaaggttacatttgaaataaaaatgttaacatttaatataATTTATAGTGGCGCTTATTTCCGataagtcaaaaaaaaaaattatcgatatcgaccaagataaaatacttatttgtgatacagttttcagccatatcgcctagACCTTTTGCTGTATTAATTTTATGTCAtacttaaataaaatgtttttcacAATTTGTAATTATGTCCACGTTTCAAATTTGGCCATCGTGTCGCAAACGATAATGACAATTTATTGATGCATATCGTTGTTTTTCAATTCCATCATCTTTCATGTTACATACACAAAATGGAAAAGACccccacacacgcgcacacatacaCACCATATTTAATGGACAGACAGACAAAAAGATGGCCGCCACACCAAAGTGTGACGCAGACACAAACAACCGGCCGCAGCCTTTTGAGATAAAGCAAATTAAAGAGAATTATTGATGACCCGCAAACTGTTTGAAGACTAATGACAAAACTGTTTCTTCCTATGAAGCCTGGAAGGCTTAGAGGCGCCCCGCAGGGAGATTGACACCTGCCTTacgaacacacacatgcacacacacgcaccaaCAAACACACAGGCGGCGAGTGTGTACACAGCGAATATTTACCCTTAGTGGGGGGGCTTTCATGTGGGAGATCAGAGCCCAGAGCTGTCTGAAGGTTGTGTTTGCAGCCGTGTGGTTTAACTGCACATCCACCGCCGCTCCTCCCGTTTTATACTTTACACCTCTTCATCAATCGATTTCTTCCTCTCTAACTTCTCCTCCCGCCTTTGCGTAGCGGATATAGCCCAACGCTACCGCATCACCAAGTACCCCACGCTGAAGCTGTTTCGCAACGGGATGATGATGAAGAGGGAGTACAGAGGTCAGAGGTCAGTGGCGGCCATTGCCGACTTCATACGCCAGCAGCAGGTGGACCCTGTAAAGGAGATTCACTCGCTGGAGGAGCTGAAAGCCGTGGATGTGAGTGGCAACAACGCATTATTTAGATTGTCCTCTACATTGGACATTTCAACATGTTCACGGCCATACAAACTTAACATTGActactcacaagtagggatgggtactatTTCCATTTTAACCGATACAGTActaattcctggtacctgggaattgataccggtaccgattttcggtacttttgtgtgtatgAATAGTTAGTTGTTTGacacaaaataaaaaagataaaaaatgagTTGCTAGATGTTCAGTTGCTAGATCTtgttttattataacatttaaGTCTCATGTGCTTTCACTTTGAAGATGGCAGCACTGTATGCTATCTATGGTATGTTGTCTCACGAGAAAGTAGAATTTTCCAgaaagctgaatgtgttatgttgcccCCTTCAAAGtggttatactgtaagtattgttctTATTGCACACCAACTGTTTGATTGTATCATTCATCTTAGATgtcgttagggctgggcgatatggaccaaaacggATATTGTGGAATTTTTATTCTGAATACCGGTATATGATATATACcagtatctttaaaaaaaaaaaaagaaatatgcaATTTGCTTAAGGTTGCCTCAGTTTTTTACGGCTAGATAAAATTGCTTAATGTTGCCTCAGTGTTTTACGGCTAGATAACCAGTTTTGAGTACtcagattatttttgttgtaagtagtaacATAATATGTAGTTTATTCTTATAAAGTAATTTACCGTTACTATGTCAAAGCAGTTTCATTCATTTTGTTCATTAACGTTATGTTTATTGGCTCACACTCATGCACGGGATGGATAGAGTTCTTACTCATTCACTGCGGAGAAGGCTGCTGGCTGTTAAGTTTAAAATTACTTTTCAGCCACCCAGCCGCTATACTACAGTAGCTTAGGCTATGGGAAAAGGCACTTTTAAAAGCGGAGTGTcgctaaacatttgacacacaGAGCAAGCAGCAGAGAGGAGCTATCAGTGGCTTCTGTACTAAGTCGCTAACTGAAGTTAACAACGTAAACCGATGATATTAGTGATAAAGTCGCTACAAGgagagatatacactaccgttcaaaagtttggggtcacattgaaatgtccttatttttgaaggaaaagcactgtacttttcaatgaagataactttaaactagtcttaactttaaagaaatacactctatacattgctaatgtggtaaatgactattctagctgcaaatgtctggtttttggtgcaatatctacataggtgtatagaggcccatttccagcaactatcactccagtgttctaatggtacaatgtgtttgctcattggctcagaaggctaattgatgattagaaaacccttgtgcaatcatgttcacacatctgaaaacagtttagctcgttacagaagctacaaaactgaccttcctttgagcagattgagtttctggagcatcacatttgtggggtcaattaaacgctcaaaatggccagaaaaagagaactttcatctgaaactcgacagtctattcttgttcttagaaatgaaggctattccacaaaattatttgggtgaccccaaacttttgaacggtagtgtaggttctAAAGCAAATTGGTGTACATATGGGTCCAAAGCATTGCATAACTCGAGAGTCGTGCCGCGCCACcatatttataaaacatattttaaaaagtttGACGCACGCTAGTTATAGTGCGTCATCTGAGAAGCCTCCATAAACACGCAAGGGGTGGGGGTAAGTCAGGCGCAGAGACGATCAAACTAACGACGTAACGAAGGCACATAAAAAAATACCGGTATGGCGATATTgtcttaagtatatatatataccgcttTCTAAACTATAGCGGTATTAACTATAGTaccaatatatcgcccagccctagttgtcgTTTTCAATACCAAATTTTAAAGTGTTGAAATGGCCAATGTGAAATCGTTAAAGCTAATAGCCTGTCCATGGTGATTCCAATGTAAAACAATAGCAACAATCTAGTGCATTTTGGAATAGTGCCGCCTTACtttgtttcagttttttttctaccaagcatacttgctttgttgttgttaaaaattgcaacattactaatagggagtttggctgagtctgTTCTGAGTGCTGCTTCAATGTTTGTTTACGTGAACCAGTGCTtcgtctgcaaccggacgtgacgtcacgtgcagcaaaggtatcgaaatatggcatcgtttgattttacgtgaatcgatgcCCGGTAGTATCGACAGAATTCAgttggtacctataaaagtacccatccctaccCTCAAGTATCGCAGTTTAATTTATGTTGTATTGTCCTTTGAGATGATGTTGGTTATGAAGtggttgctgaaatgtgagtGATGTTGTATACCTGCTGTGGTTGCACAGAGAAGCAAAAGGAACATCATTGGTTACTTTGACAAGAAGGACACCGACAACTACCACTCTTTTGAAAAAGTTGCCAACATTCTCCGAGATGACTGCGTTTTCCTGGCTGCTTTTGGGTAAGTTTTTTGTTTACCCAACACTGCTTCATCCATGCCCGCAATGACGTGAACTTTATCCCAACGTCCAGTTCCGCATCCGAGTCAGAGCGCTTCAGCGGAGACAACATCATATTCAAGCCGATAGGGGAGAACGCTCCCGACATGGTCTACCTCGGCTCCCTTACCAACTTCGACCTGACCTACGCTTGGGCCCAGGACAAGTGTGTGCCTCTGGTCAGGGAGATCACCTTTGAAAATGGAGAGGTTAGTCTCGTCGGCAACAGCACAATCTTTTTAATGACGTCAGTCATCTTTAACTGTGTGCGCACTTGTGTGTTGTATAGGAGCTCACTGAAGAGGGGATCCCGTTTCTCATCTTGTTCCACCTCAAGGAAGACAATGAGAGCTTGGAAAAGTTCCAGCACGAAGTAGCTCGTCAGCTCATTAGCGAGAAAGGTGAGGattatagttttgtttttttttcaaacccacTCACTAATCACATGATATTCCCCTTTTTACACTTCCTACTCCATTCGCCATGGGTCGGTCCTACCAGGTGCTATGTTGTATGTGTTGTATGTGCTATGCTGGCGCTTACCACTGTTGATCCTTCATTGGttgagagacagacagacagacagacagacagccaaatgagcaatatatagacatttcaaaataccttGTCCGTGCAGGCGCACGCAAgcatgcacagacacacacactgcaagatggtaagatgccgcagatcgtgccctggggagggagcgcatatttcacgaccatgtacgaagtgacaaatatttatttcaaCGCTTTACGCTACCGAGagctgtcccccctttcttaaacttacattatgtatttcccctgCAGGATAATGCGAaattctcttctgtaatctgtttgtgttttctccgtgtgtctgatgtttggcttttccgtaggaattgtgcccttatatggggaattaagggcgtttacctatgcaaataatggaattaagggtgttacatatgcatattggggtgtttatatgcaaattatgatagacacgcacgcgctaaccatttggcattcagcaacttaagaaaagcaggtgggaacaatttaaGCGTTTAAGAAcaagtcatgaatttgaatggactcctcttcagaaatcacttaggaagaaagataagaggaaaagttaggaacttattgctgaatggggcccaatgttaTCTAATGCTAGCTATTGAAATTGCTATCGTTAGCTAACTACACCCAAAGTTAATGTGCGTGCACGTGTTATGTACGTATTTAGTTACATCATTACGTCCTAGAAGCTGTAAGAGGGTGGGATATAACATTTAAATCACTACATTTAAGTTTGCGCCCTCTATGCATCCGTGTAAATGTTGTAAACAGCCCcctttaaagggtaactgcactttttttggaatgtttaaCAATATCTACATAATATTTAAACTACtttcttattctcttttattgcaTAAAATATACATTGGAGCAAAaccaagtcaatagtacacaatatctAAACAAAAGAAGAAACTACTATCTACTAGTCAtttacattttatagtttttcccCTCCAAGTCTGAATTTGTAAATATTAAGACAACAAACattgagaatgaggaagtgttgtgtgtctggggaaCCGCGGACTCACAGAGACAAAACTGTGTGCTTGAGAGGTAAAACCTTTTGAAATTGGGCCGTTTGTTTGgtagattggcaataaaagttaaacatAGCGTccgactttgtgtgatttcttcttggggctacaatatattacttgaatttgttttgaagaaaaaaaaaattatattttcaaggtgtggcagtaatgaaaatTCTGTGGCGgcgcgccacattcaattacattaaggggaaaccctgcactATCAACCAATAGGGATCAGTGTTGGTGATCGGGATTAAAAGGCAATGAGCGACAACGGCGATCATATATTTTTAATGAAAGTCGGCCGATATTGATTGGTGGTCGAtggattaaagttaaaaagttaaagtgccaatgattgtctcacacacacgaggtgtggtgaaattattctctgcatttgacccatcacccttgatcaccccctgggaggtgaggggagcagtgagcagcagcggtggccgcgcccgggaatcgtccATCCCTACTAGaaaactcttaaaggcctactgaaatgaattttttttatttaaacggggatagcagatctattctatgtgtcatacttgatcatttcgcgatattgccatatttttgctgaaaggatttagtatataaCAACGActataaagatcgcaacttttggtatctgataaaaaaaggcttgcccctaccggaagtagtagcgtgacgtagtcgggtgaacatatccgcaaagttccctattgtttacaatgatggccgccagaagtgagagagattcggaccgagaaagcgacgatttccccattaatttgagcgaggatgaaagatttgtggatgaggaaagtgcaagtgaaggactagtggggagtggaagcgattcagatagggaagatgctgtgagagccgggggtgacctgatattcagctgggaatgactacaacagtaaataaacacaagacatatatatactctattagccacaacacaaccaggcttatatttaatatgccacaaattaatcccgcataaaaacacctaggtgtttgttatgctagctcctagctcctagctcctagctcgagctagttatagctcgagcgggttatatggacgggatcctgtctatataacgcgccaatacaatttaaacacctgcacaacacacacactcactcagcccaaaggacccaaggttcataaagcttatatatttaaccaaagttacgtacgtgacacgcacgtacgggcaagcgatcaaatgtttggaagcgcgcgggtgggacctgatattcagctgggaatgactacaacagtaaataaacacaagacatatatatactcttattagccacaacacaaccaggcttatatttaatatgccacagagtaatcccgcataacaaaacatctaggtgtttgttatgctagctcttagctactagctcgagctagttatagcaagcgatcaaatgtttggaagcgtactcacggtatcgcgtctgcgtctccaaatcaaagtcctcctggtaagagtctctgttgtccgagttcttcgatcttgactgcatctttcgggaatgtaaacaatgaaacaccgactgtgttgtgttgctgacttccctcgcaaaatactccgcttcgcaccgacaactttcttctttgcttgctcagcttctttctccataatgcaatgaacaaattgcaacagattcaccaacgtccagaatactgtggaataatgagatgaaaacagctatttcgtattggcttcaatggggaagccatacctctgttaaactggctgcgtcacacgcatacgtcatcctccaaaggaattttcaaccggaagtttagcgggaaatttaaaattgcactttataagttacccggccgtattggcatgtgttgcaatgttaagatttcatcattgatatataaactatcagactgcgtggtcggtagtagtgggtttcagtaggcctttaagtattaatGGCTAATGGCTGCAGGGAGGCgattgtatgtgtatgtgtttttcCTTAAGTTCCGTGACGCCTGACTTGTCTCTCTGTTGATCAGGATCCATCAACTTCCTGCACGCAGACTGCGACAAGTTCCGCCATCCTCTACTTCATATCCAGAAGA containing:
- the LOC133659949 gene encoding endoplasmic reticulum resident protein 44-like gives rise to the protein MKLSAILPFLCDRIICITLLVMGLSTPGQAEITSLDSGNIDDVLNNAGVSLVNFYADWCRFSQMLHPIFEEASNIVRVEFPEMKQVVFARVDCDQHSDIAQRYRITKYPTLKLFRNGMMMKREYRGQRSVAAIADFIRQQQVDPVKEIHSLEELKAVDRSKRNIIGYFDKKDTDNYHSFEKVANILRDDCVFLAAFGSASESERFSGDNIIFKPIGENAPDMVYLGSLTNFDLTYAWAQDKCVPLVREITFENGEELTEEGIPFLILFHLKEDNESLEKFQHEVARQLISEKGSINFLHADCDKFRHPLLHIQKTPADCPVIAIDSFRHMYVFPDFKDLNIPGNLRQFVLDLHSGKLHREFHHGPDPTDSTPGQEEMDVASNPPESSFQKLAPSETRYTILRRDEL